From a region of the Listeria monocytogenes ATCC 19117 genome:
- a CDS encoding PTS sugar transporter subunit IIC, with product MNNKVMDFMTNKFAPKVNKVVKNPWVSAIQDAIMSALPLVFVGSLVTIVSLLKNLFPGMPDFSMISNFSFGMFGLVVAFLIPYYLMEKKGNSSQKLISGATGLVLFLMLLFPTISADGDAVFILSRFGATGMFLSITTGLFVGCVMNFAAKRSFFSEDTPIPDFVVGWFNSLLPITFILIVGWLITVQFNIDFFEVIVAVFSPLASIVQSYPGFVLSVFIPAFLYTFGISGWVMMPAIYPVYMAGLAENSQAVANGASASNIATQETVYALISIGGVGTTLSLSIMMLILSKSLQLKAIGKAVIVPSIFNINEPLFFGAPIAFNPYLMIPTWINAFLVPSIAYFVMSMNLVSIPAQSFLLWYMPYPVTSYLATQDFRGVIACLAIIVITWLVYLPFFKAYDNSLLKQEKLDAIETEKEMVTN from the coding sequence ATGAACAACAAAGTGATGGATTTTATGACAAATAAATTTGCTCCAAAAGTAAATAAAGTTGTTAAAAATCCTTGGGTATCAGCAATTCAAGATGCAATTATGTCTGCGCTTCCGCTCGTTTTTGTCGGTTCTTTAGTCACCATCGTTTCACTACTTAAAAATTTATTTCCGGGCATGCCTGATTTTTCGATGATAAGTAATTTTTCGTTTGGCATGTTTGGGTTAGTCGTGGCCTTTTTAATCCCATATTATCTGATGGAGAAAAAAGGAAATAGCAGCCAAAAATTAATTTCTGGCGCAACTGGACTTGTTCTATTTTTAATGCTACTATTTCCAACTATTTCAGCAGACGGGGATGCCGTTTTCATTTTATCTAGATTTGGAGCGACAGGGATGTTCTTATCCATTACAACCGGATTATTTGTTGGTTGTGTGATGAACTTTGCTGCGAAACGATCATTTTTCAGTGAAGATACACCGATTCCGGATTTTGTCGTTGGTTGGTTCAATAGCTTGCTACCAATTACATTTATTCTGATTGTTGGTTGGTTAATAACTGTTCAATTTAATATTGATTTCTTTGAAGTGATTGTAGCAGTGTTTAGCCCGCTCGCGTCAATCGTACAATCTTATCCAGGCTTTGTGCTTTCGGTTTTCATTCCAGCATTTCTTTATACATTCGGGATTTCTGGGTGGGTTATGATGCCCGCGATTTACCCGGTTTATATGGCAGGACTCGCAGAAAACTCACAAGCTGTAGCAAATGGCGCAAGTGCATCGAACATCGCAACACAAGAAACTGTATACGCATTAATTTCAATCGGCGGGGTCGGCACAACCTTATCACTATCCATTATGATGCTCATTTTAAGTAAGTCTTTACAGCTAAAAGCAATCGGAAAAGCAGTTATTGTCCCATCGATTTTTAATATCAACGAACCATTATTTTTCGGGGCACCAATTGCCTTCAACCCATACTTAATGATTCCAACGTGGATTAATGCTTTCTTGGTTCCAAGCATCGCCTATTTCGTTATGTCGATGAACTTAGTAAGTATTCCCGCGCAATCGTTCTTGCTATGGTACATGCCTTATCCTGTAACGTCTTACCTTGCAACACAAGATTTCCGAGGTGTGATTGCTTGTTTAGCAATTATCGTCATCACATGGCTTGTCTACTTGCCGTTCTTTAAAGCATACGACAACTCCTTACTCAAACAAGAAAAATTAGATGCAATCGAAACAGAGAAAGAAATGGTAACAAATTGA
- a CDS encoding PTS lactose/cellobiose transporter subunit IIA, translated as MSEQDYVEETDSLNELSMNILIHAGNARNDLVKGLNHLEELAFNEAEEFIASAKKEIVIAHSLQTDTLQLEASGNQIRYSTLFCHAQDTLMTAKSEILIGEHMLRLFKKMTELTKK; from the coding sequence ATGTCAGAGCAAGACTATGTTGAAGAAACAGATAGCTTAAATGAACTATCCATGAATATATTAATCCATGCTGGAAACGCAAGAAATGACCTAGTGAAAGGTCTTAATCATTTAGAGGAACTAGCGTTTAACGAAGCCGAGGAATTTATCGCCTCTGCAAAAAAAGAAATTGTCATCGCGCATAGTCTGCAAACAGATACACTTCAATTAGAAGCATCAGGCAATCAAATCCGTTATTCCACGCTGTTCTGTCATGCGCAAGATACACTCATGACAGCCAAAAGTGAAATATTAATCGGCGAGCATATGCTACGTTTATTCAAAAAAATGACCGAACTTACGAAAAAATAG
- a CDS encoding glycoside hydrolase family 1 protein — translation MFENYQFPKDFLWGGAIAANQAEGAFKVDGKGISLADLHKYHKGKTNDEISEEQHKGVSLADIKASMEDKVNYYPKRHGIDFYHTYPEDLALLAEMGFKTFRTSLDWTRIFPTGEETEPNEAGLKYYDQLIDKIIELGMEPIITILHYETPVEIVLNNGGWHNRKVIDLFEKYGKTVLDRYNKKVKYWIVINQINLIQFEPFNSTAIPYDAVDDYLSATYQAVHNQFVASAKIYEYGKALNPDLMIGTMLADCTAYPFSCDPDDIVLAMKRNRMEYFFADVQFQGEYPQYALNYFDENNIHIEITEDDKAVLQKNTMDYLALSYYYSQMVDSKKNDLDPASITPNPHLKANPWGWAVDPKGLYNALSQYWDRYHKPIIIAENGFGMYDKLENGEIHDDYRIDYLSAHLKEMKRAMYDGVEIIAYCAWGPIDIVSCSSAQMEKRYGFIYVDLDNEGNGTGKRIKKDSFSWYKKVIESNGEDLEA, via the coding sequence ATGTTTGAAAATTATCAATTTCCGAAAGACTTTTTATGGGGAGGAGCTATCGCAGCCAACCAAGCAGAAGGCGCATTTAAAGTAGATGGAAAAGGAATTAGTTTAGCAGATTTGCACAAATATCATAAAGGGAAAACAAATGATGAAATCAGTGAGGAACAACATAAAGGAGTAAGTTTGGCTGATATCAAAGCAAGTATGGAAGACAAAGTGAACTATTATCCGAAACGCCACGGTATCGACTTTTATCACACGTATCCAGAAGATTTGGCTTTGCTTGCTGAAATGGGCTTTAAAACATTTCGAACTTCGCTGGACTGGACACGGATTTTTCCAACTGGCGAAGAAACAGAACCAAATGAAGCGGGATTAAAATATTATGACCAATTAATCGACAAAATTATCGAACTTGGCATGGAGCCAATTATTACGATATTACATTACGAAACGCCGGTGGAAATTGTCTTAAACAATGGCGGTTGGCATAATCGTAAAGTTATTGATTTATTTGAGAAGTACGGCAAAACGGTACTTGATCGCTACAATAAAAAAGTAAAATATTGGATTGTCATTAACCAAATTAATTTAATTCAATTCGAACCATTTAACTCTACTGCGATTCCATATGATGCCGTCGATGATTATTTATCCGCTACGTATCAAGCTGTTCATAACCAATTTGTTGCAAGTGCGAAAATTTACGAATACGGAAAAGCGCTAAATCCTGATTTAATGATTGGTACAATGCTCGCTGATTGCACGGCCTATCCATTCTCCTGCGATCCAGATGATATCGTGCTCGCAATGAAACGCAACCGCATGGAATATTTCTTCGCAGACGTGCAGTTCCAAGGCGAATATCCACAGTATGCGCTTAATTACTTTGACGAAAATAATATTCATATAGAAATCACAGAAGACGACAAAGCCGTTTTACAAAAAAACACCATGGATTATTTAGCACTTTCCTATTATTATTCCCAAATGGTGGACTCCAAGAAAAATGATTTGGACCCAGCTTCAATTACACCAAACCCGCATCTTAAAGCTAATCCGTGGGGCTGGGCAGTCGATCCGAAAGGCTTGTATAACGCATTGTCGCAGTACTGGGACAGATATCATAAACCAATTATCATTGCCGAAAATGGTTTTGGAATGTATGACAAATTAGAAAATGGCGAAATCCATGATGATTACCGGATTGATTATTTATCCGCGCATCTAAAAGAAATGAAACGCGCCATGTATGACGGCGTAGAAATTATCGCATATTGCGCTTGGGGACCGATTGATATAGTTAGTTGCTCCTCCGCACAAATGGAAAAAAGATACGGTTTCATTTACGTTGATTTAGATAACGAAGGAAACGGTACAGGCAAAAGAATTAAAAAAGACAGCTTTTCATGGTATAAAAAAGTAATAGAGTCTAATGGGGAAGACTTAGAAGCTTAA
- a CDS encoding BglG family transcription antiterminator, with protein MDTQKEILAYLHKQENKWVTSNELAAFCECTTRTIRNNISKINEATPNLIRSAKQGYQINQRIPFELQTESDVTERKSKLLLELIKNSTKGVDLFELADILYISEVTLKKDIQQLKNELKEADVQIVTSKDRIKLIGKERAKRKYMISLLYEEGGYRESIKSRIQEMIEFVSIDKLQNIVKEVLTEESITTNQYSMMNIVLHYAISIVRIQQGNTLIETQKTLIRKHSKEYEISKKIAKILSEEYQIHFSEAETKQLGLLYVGLQNEQSANANHGELDQFVDKKIIKALKSVLANVEETYLIDLQNEQLFIKLAIHVQSLYYRSRYKAYTRNLSLLDIKTSYPVTFDIAVYISSLLQEKLAIDFNEDEISFIALHIGSFLESENRDYIRLEIGLLIEDYHDLRTNMLKKLRARFENEATIKLIENEDSEENFDIILTTNRDIALEKAGSIFIHPLLTTKDIKKISNRIQTKKKILENHLRGQQIDRYIVRSLYANQIDPSELTPAKIREQMISKMEKQTFVTPEFKEKVEKRERMAPTSFPSGIAIPHSIKNDALQSGVSIMTLQEPIYWNDVKIKIIALVAISKKDATEFNDFFEKFVEIVSEPINTKRLSMAESFEEFIQKLKMMMEESE; from the coding sequence ATGGATACTCAAAAAGAAATACTAGCTTATTTGCATAAACAGGAAAATAAGTGGGTTACCTCAAATGAGTTAGCAGCTTTTTGCGAGTGTACAACACGAACCATTCGCAACAACATTTCTAAAATAAATGAAGCGACACCGAATTTAATTCGTTCTGCAAAACAAGGCTATCAAATCAACCAGCGTATTCCATTTGAACTTCAGACAGAAAGTGATGTAACAGAACGAAAGTCAAAACTCTTACTCGAATTAATTAAAAACTCTACTAAAGGCGTTGACCTGTTTGAACTTGCGGATATTTTATATATTTCAGAAGTAACCTTAAAAAAAGACATCCAACAATTAAAAAACGAACTAAAAGAAGCCGATGTCCAAATCGTCACCAGTAAAGACCGAATCAAATTAATCGGAAAAGAACGTGCCAAACGAAAATATATGATTTCCTTGCTATATGAAGAAGGCGGATACCGTGAAAGTATCAAAAGTCGCATTCAAGAAATGATTGAATTTGTTTCTATCGATAAACTGCAAAACATCGTAAAAGAAGTTTTAACGGAAGAATCCATTACAACCAATCAATATTCGATGATGAACATTGTCTTACATTACGCCATTAGCATCGTCCGAATTCAACAAGGAAATACACTCATTGAAACCCAAAAAACACTCATCCGAAAACACTCCAAAGAATACGAAATATCGAAAAAAATTGCTAAAATTCTCTCGGAAGAATACCAAATCCATTTTTCAGAGGCAGAGACAAAACAACTCGGACTTTTATATGTTGGCTTGCAAAATGAACAATCTGCTAATGCCAATCATGGCGAACTGGACCAATTTGTCGATAAAAAAATCATCAAAGCACTTAAAAGCGTGCTCGCCAATGTGGAAGAAACCTATCTCATCGATCTCCAAAATGAGCAACTTTTTATCAAGCTAGCGATTCACGTCCAAAGCCTATACTATCGCTCACGTTACAAAGCGTACACCAGAAATTTAAGCTTACTTGATATTAAAACGTCTTACCCAGTAACTTTTGATATTGCTGTTTACATTTCTTCTTTGCTACAAGAAAAACTAGCGATTGACTTTAACGAAGATGAAATTTCTTTTATCGCGCTGCATATCGGCTCTTTTCTAGAAAGTGAAAACCGAGATTATATTCGCTTAGAAATAGGCCTACTTATTGAGGATTATCACGATTTAAGAACAAATATGCTGAAAAAACTGCGCGCACGATTTGAAAATGAAGCTACCATCAAACTGATAGAAAACGAGGACTCTGAAGAAAATTTTGATATCATTTTAACAACAAACCGAGATATTGCTCTTGAAAAAGCGGGTTCCATTTTTATTCATCCCTTACTAACGACGAAGGATATCAAGAAAATCAGCAATCGAATCCAAACAAAGAAAAAAATCTTGGAAAATCACTTGCGAGGTCAACAAATTGATCGCTACATCGTTCGTTCTCTCTACGCCAACCAAATTGACCCCTCAGAACTGACACCCGCAAAAATCAGAGAGCAAATGATTTCTAAAATGGAAAAACAAACCTTCGTCACGCCGGAATTTAAAGAAAAAGTCGAAAAAAGGGAACGAATGGCGCCAACAAGCTTCCCATCCGGCATTGCTATACCACATTCTATCAAGAATGATGCCCTTCAAAGTGGTGTATCTATAATGACGCTACAAGAGCCGATTTATTGGAATGACGTCAAAATAAAAATAATTGCTCTCGTCGCCATCAGCAAAAAAGATGCAACAGAGTTCAATGATTTTTTTGAAAAGTTTGTAGAAATCGTCTCCGAACCGATTAATACTAAACGTTTATCAATGGCCGAAAGTTTCGAGGAGTTCATCCAAAAACTAAAAATGATGATGGAAGAAAGTGAGTAA
- the vga(G) gene encoding Vga family ABC-F type ribosomal protection protein, protein MSTIEINQLKIEVADRVLVEIPHLLVSKKARIGIIGQNGLGKTTLMEVIAGAKEAISGTVTTQGKLAYIKQLSTDTSTKSGGEKTRKAIQHAMRQNPSVLLADEPTSNLDVESVKHLERQWSDFHGALIIISHDRTFLDALCTEIWEIKNQKIHVYKGNYHAYLEQKQQQENQAELVYKEFKNKKQQLQASQTHHEIEAGRIVKPGKRLNNKEASAFKAGKGTQQKKQHSTIKALEKRIERLGNVEKPHTTKPIKMITPDNRVIKKGNTILSVKETTYEIAGRKLFETKAFSIKAGDKVALIGENASGKTTFLKEIIQENPNLLCNPQAKIAYFDQELNGLNQTKSLLENISEISVQTKQVNREVLGSMHFKESDLHKEVRMLSGGERVKLLLSMLLVSDANFLILDEPTNYLDIYAMEALETLIKQFAGTVLFVSHDRTFVNHVAEQLLVIENNEMTFHRMTFAEYEESKAPSRITEEDKLILEMRMSEIAAKLMQPNLKPTEKAMLEQDYQEIITKRQQFS, encoded by the coding sequence ATGTCTACAATCGAAATAAATCAATTAAAAATAGAAGTAGCAGACAGAGTTTTAGTAGAAATCCCTCATCTGCTAGTTAGTAAAAAAGCAAGAATCGGCATCATCGGTCAAAATGGTCTAGGAAAAACAACACTAATGGAAGTGATTGCTGGCGCTAAAGAAGCAATATCTGGCACGGTGACTACCCAAGGAAAACTTGCTTACATCAAACAACTTTCCACTGATACAAGTACGAAAAGCGGCGGCGAAAAAACAAGAAAAGCAATTCAACATGCGATGCGCCAAAACCCAAGTGTTCTCCTAGCAGATGAACCGACAAGCAACCTCGATGTCGAAAGCGTCAAACATTTAGAACGTCAGTGGAGCGATTTCCACGGTGCGCTCATAATTATATCGCATGACCGTACCTTTTTAGATGCACTTTGTACAGAAATATGGGAAATCAAAAACCAAAAAATTCACGTATACAAAGGAAACTACCACGCGTATTTAGAACAAAAACAACAACAAGAAAACCAAGCGGAACTCGTATACAAAGAATTTAAAAACAAAAAGCAACAACTACAAGCCTCCCAAACACACCATGAAATCGAAGCAGGTCGCATTGTCAAACCTGGAAAACGCCTAAACAACAAAGAAGCCAGCGCGTTTAAAGCCGGAAAAGGCACACAACAAAAGAAACAACACAGTACCATCAAAGCTTTAGAAAAACGAATTGAACGGCTCGGCAATGTCGAAAAACCACATACAACTAAACCAATCAAAATGATCACCCCAGACAATCGCGTCATAAAAAAAGGTAATACGATACTAAGTGTCAAAGAAACAACCTACGAGATCGCAGGACGAAAACTATTTGAAACAAAAGCTTTTTCTATTAAAGCAGGGGATAAAGTGGCGCTAATCGGTGAAAATGCGAGCGGGAAAACTACATTTTTAAAAGAAATAATCCAAGAAAATCCTAATCTCCTATGTAATCCCCAAGCGAAAATTGCTTATTTCGACCAAGAATTGAATGGATTAAACCAAACGAAATCCCTGTTAGAAAACATCTCGGAAATTAGCGTTCAAACCAAGCAAGTAAACAGAGAAGTACTAGGTAGCATGCATTTTAAAGAAAGCGATTTGCATAAGGAAGTGCGCATGCTCTCTGGCGGGGAACGAGTGAAGTTGCTGCTCAGTATGCTCCTCGTTAGTGACGCCAATTTCTTGATTCTTGATGAACCAACCAACTATTTGGATATCTATGCAATGGAAGCGCTGGAAACGTTAATCAAACAATTTGCGGGGACAGTACTATTCGTTTCGCATGATAGAACTTTTGTTAACCACGTGGCAGAACAATTACTCGTCATCGAAAATAATGAAATGACTTTCCACCGGATGACTTTCGCGGAATATGAAGAAAGTAAAGCGCCAAGTCGCATCACAGAAGAAGATAAGTTGATTTTAGAAATGCGCATGTCAGAAATTGCAGCCAAGCTTATGCAACCGAATTTAAAGCCCACAGAAAAAGCCATGCTCGAACAAGATTATCAAGAAATTATCACAAAAAGACAACAATTTAGTTAA
- a CDS encoding IS1182 family transposase — MLSKHQQQARNQLIAISLDDLVPEDHLVRKIDKVINFDFIYPLVEHTYSHTGRPSVDPVVLIKLVLIQYLFGIRSMRQTIKEVETNMAYRWFLGYDFNQKIPHFSTFGKNYVRRFAETEVFEHIFYRILKQAMEAGLVDPDVAFVDSTHVKANANKHKFHKKLIRKETRVYQEVLEDEINVSRVAEGKKPFARKESQEEKESKISDTDPESGYYVKGEREKQFAYSFHTACDTNGFILGSIVTPGNIHDSQQLIPLIEKLKNTLSTPLVVVADAGYKTPIIAKYLWSQGIEAVLPYTRPKGKEGLFSKRAFLYDHYLDSYLCPNEALLSYVRTTRDGYRLYKSNSLHCSSCALLKDCTQNKQKEKMILRHLWEPYLEVSEELRYTEQHKKWYRRRKETIERCFADAKEKHGMRWTTYRGLAKVTLQAMLTFAAMNLKKMANWLWKKAVPFYFFDFKQKKTVLLKY; from the coding sequence ATGCTTTCTAAACATCAACAACAGGCGCGAAATCAATTAATAGCCATCTCTTTAGATGATTTGGTCCCAGAGGACCATTTAGTAAGAAAAATAGATAAGGTGATTAATTTTGATTTTATCTACCCATTAGTAGAACATACTTATTCTCATACAGGAAGACCTAGTGTAGACCCGGTAGTTCTTATAAAGCTAGTACTCATCCAATATCTTTTTGGCATCCGTTCCATGCGCCAAACTATAAAAGAAGTAGAAACGAACATGGCTTACCGCTGGTTTTTAGGATATGATTTCAATCAAAAAATCCCTCACTTCTCTACTTTTGGTAAAAATTACGTGCGACGTTTTGCAGAAACAGAGGTGTTCGAACACATTTTTTATCGCATTTTAAAACAAGCCATGGAGGCTGGTTTAGTGGACCCTGACGTTGCGTTTGTGGACTCTACCCATGTGAAAGCCAATGCGAATAAACACAAATTTCATAAAAAATTGATTCGAAAAGAAACACGCGTTTATCAAGAAGTACTAGAAGATGAAATTAATGTCAGCCGAGTTGCCGAAGGAAAAAAGCCATTCGCCAGGAAAGAAAGTCAGGAGGAGAAAGAAAGCAAAATAAGTGATACGGATCCCGAAAGCGGCTACTATGTCAAAGGAGAACGGGAAAAACAATTTGCTTATTCTTTCCATACGGCTTGTGATACCAATGGTTTTATTCTAGGTTCCATTGTCACTCCAGGTAATATTCATGATAGCCAACAATTGATTCCACTTATTGAAAAATTAAAAAACACCCTTTCTACCCCTTTGGTGGTCGTTGCAGATGCTGGATATAAAACACCCATTATCGCTAAATACCTTTGGAGTCAAGGAATAGAAGCGGTGCTTCCGTATACTCGACCAAAAGGAAAAGAAGGCTTATTTTCGAAACGAGCGTTTCTCTATGACCATTATTTAGACAGTTATCTTTGTCCAAATGAGGCATTGTTATCCTATGTTCGTACTACAAGAGATGGTTATCGTCTTTATAAATCTAATTCACTTCACTGTAGTAGTTGCGCTCTCTTAAAGGATTGCACGCAAAATAAACAAAAAGAAAAAATGATTTTACGACATCTTTGGGAGCCTTACTTAGAAGTTTCGGAGGAACTGCGCTACACAGAACAGCATAAAAAATGGTATAGACGCAGGAAAGAAACCATCGAAAGATGTTTTGCGGATGCCAAAGAAAAGCATGGTATGAGATGGACTACTTATCGCGGACTTGCAAAAGTAACCCTCCAAGCGATGCTTACTTTTGCAGCCATGAACCTGAAAAAAATGGCTAATTGGCTATGGAAAAAGGCGGTGCCTTTTTATTTTTTTGACTTTAAACAGAAAAAAACGGTCCTTCTCAAATATTAA